The Deltaproteobacteria bacterium genome window below encodes:
- a CDS encoding sigma-70 family RNA polymerase sigma factor, which produces MTNRPLSRAWAGEGPDDDEREPALAAVLAAAHASWPAEWLDDETFVRELALRRRPGEGESIALRRMTERAADLYLAIACQHGVVAAVRAFDAAHLADLGRLLRRLPADTALAEDAGQIVRERLLVGDGARGPRIADYAGQGGLAGWVRVTVVRVALNLRRARTVTLADDDDELERATEGDAALEVLRERYRESFVAALRAAVGSLDARGRTLLRLHYLDGLSIDRIAPVFGVHRSSIARWLTDARARMREAIGKALARREGLDDAAAESVAKALLSQVPLTLGSLLGPRERDA; this is translated from the coding sequence GTGACCAATCGTCCGCTCTCGCGCGCTTGGGCCGGCGAGGGGCCTGACGACGACGAGCGCGAGCCAGCGCTTGCGGCCGTGCTCGCGGCCGCGCACGCCAGCTGGCCCGCCGAGTGGCTCGACGACGAGACGTTCGTGCGCGAGCTGGCACTGCGCCGTAGGCCAGGCGAGGGCGAGTCGATCGCGCTGCGGCGCATGACCGAGCGGGCCGCGGATCTGTACCTCGCGATCGCGTGTCAGCACGGCGTCGTCGCGGCCGTGCGGGCGTTCGACGCCGCGCATCTCGCCGACCTCGGACGTCTGCTGCGACGGCTGCCGGCGGACACGGCACTGGCCGAGGACGCCGGACAGATCGTCCGCGAGCGGCTGCTCGTCGGCGACGGCGCTCGCGGCCCACGAATCGCCGACTACGCCGGTCAGGGCGGCCTCGCCGGCTGGGTCCGCGTGACCGTGGTCCGCGTTGCGCTCAACCTCCGACGTGCACGCACCGTGACACTGGCCGACGACGACGACGAACTCGAGCGCGCGACCGAGGGCGACGCTGCGCTCGAAGTGCTGCGCGAGCGCTACCGCGAGTCGTTCGTCGCTGCGCTGCGCGCGGCCGTGGGCTCGCTCGACGCGCGTGGTCGCACGTTGCTGCGACTGCACTACCTCGACGGTCTCAGCATCGATCGCATCGCCCCTGTGTTCGGCGTGCACCGTTCGAGCATCGCACGCTGGCTCACGGATGCGAGAGCGCGCATGCGCGAGGCGATCGGCAAGGCCCTGGCGCGACGCGAAGGTCTCGACGACGCGGCCGCCGAAAGCGTGGCGAAGGCGCTGCTGTCCCAGGTCCCGCTCACGCTCGGGTCGTTGCTCGGTCCGCGCGAGCGCGATGCATAG
- a CDS encoding GGDEF domain-containing protein, whose product MSTPLRLPSPPHALARVIQAASDPTVPLGTLAKAVSSDAALSVQLLRMVNSSMYRRGARIATIDRAVAVLGNRSLRNLALCVAVQNCVRSGLGAFDLDGFWEDSLRRAVAARQLAEAFSQLEVDPVEAFTFGLLQDLGVIALVQTYSQHVGEWGKVRGRMADDRRREESRLFGVAHDEIADELIAAWALPPELAMPMRFHHRPALAPPEYRGRAALAGQAELLANVLTCDDKRAALGAARAGMRREVGMDSDAADALVGQLSSRVDEIGGELGFRVGRQPTMDEILSAANAGLVELNLTYEEVVGRLERALAETEALSRQLAARNRELEQLSITDALTGLPNRRALSGRLSYEIGRILKGGGPIAFVMGDLDRFKSVNDTYGHDFGDLVLRTAARSLATAAGEGELVTRVGGEEFGVVLPGVIGAAAIARAEALRNAVASATLQCPDGHSRAFTISLGVAWIAGPHDGSSVDPDAVAGQLYRVADRALYEAKHQGRNCVRAAAGATPWTVAVPRAA is encoded by the coding sequence ATGTCGACGCCGCTCCGCTTGCCTTCGCCGCCCCACGCACTCGCGCGTGTCATCCAGGCCGCGTCCGACCCCACGGTTCCGCTCGGGACCCTGGCGAAGGCCGTGAGCAGCGATGCAGCGCTATCGGTGCAGCTGTTGCGCATGGTGAACTCGTCGATGTACCGCCGTGGTGCTCGCATCGCGACCATCGATCGTGCGGTCGCGGTGCTCGGCAATCGATCGCTGCGCAACCTCGCGCTGTGCGTCGCGGTGCAGAACTGCGTGCGCAGCGGGCTCGGTGCCTTCGATCTCGACGGCTTCTGGGAAGACTCGTTGCGCCGCGCGGTCGCGGCCCGACAGCTGGCCGAGGCATTCTCGCAGCTCGAGGTCGATCCCGTCGAGGCGTTCACCTTCGGCCTCTTGCAGGACCTCGGCGTCATCGCGCTCGTGCAGACCTACAGCCAGCACGTCGGTGAGTGGGGCAAGGTTCGCGGGCGCATGGCCGACGATCGTCGCCGCGAGGAGTCGCGACTGTTCGGTGTCGCCCACGACGAGATCGCCGACGAGCTCATCGCCGCGTGGGCGCTGCCGCCCGAGCTCGCGATGCCGATGCGCTTCCACCATCGGCCCGCCCTCGCGCCGCCCGAGTACCGCGGTCGCGCGGCGCTGGCGGGACAGGCCGAGCTGCTCGCGAACGTGTTGACCTGCGACGACAAGCGCGCTGCGCTCGGGGCGGCGCGAGCAGGCATGCGGCGCGAGGTCGGCATGGACAGCGACGCCGCCGACGCGCTGGTCGGGCAGCTCTCGAGTCGGGTCGACGAGATCGGTGGCGAGCTCGGCTTCCGCGTGGGCCGACAGCCCACGATGGACGAGATCCTCTCGGCCGCGAACGCCGGCCTGGTCGAGCTCAACCTCACCTACGAAGAGGTCGTCGGCCGCCTCGAACGTGCGCTGGCCGAGACCGAGGCGCTCTCGCGACAGCTCGCGGCCCGTAACCGCGAGCTCGAGCAGCTCTCGATCACCGATGCGCTGACCGGCCTGCCCAACCGCCGGGCGCTGTCGGGCCGGCTGAGCTACGAGATCGGCCGCATCCTCAAGGGCGGCGGCCCGATCGCCTTCGTGATGGGCGACCTCGATCGCTTCAAGAGCGTCAACGACACCTACGGTCACGACTTCGGCGACCTCGTGTTGCGCACGGCGGCGCGATCGCTCGCCACCGCCGCCGGCGAGGGCGAGCTGGTCACGCGCGTGGGCGGCGAGGAGTTCGGCGTGGTGCTGCCCGGCGTCATCGGGGCCGCGGCGATCGCCCGCGCCGAGGCGCTGCGCAACGCGGTCGCATCGGCCACCTTGCAGTGCCCCGACGGGCACAGCCGGGCGTTCACGATCTCGCTCGGGGTCGCGTGGATCGCCGGGCCCCACGACGGCTCGAGTGTGGATCCCGACGCCGTGGCGGGGCAGCTCTACCGCGTCGCAGATCGTGCGCTGTACGAGGCCAAGCACCAGGGGCGCAATTGCGTTCGCGCCGCGGCCGGGGCGACGCCGTGGACGGTGGCGGTGCCGCGCGCGGCCTGA
- a CDS encoding IgGFc-binding protein, translated as MADVEVVIEDMRGPGDTLRVVGEFVVGAGNSEMVTVNGATGILAGQEHASFAGLAPRAAFRVTSDKPITAMQINPVGGAAGVVPEASLLLPTTALVGTHLALGHESGASDYVKVVATQDGTTVSTIAGDVMLDAFDVYGFPDPAVGGWEATGFYVTADAPIAMFSGNTCATIGGHGWCDHIEEQVLPLSAWGTHYVGAMHPQRTPPGDGHESVVWRVVAATGDTSVTISPDVVGGPIHIGDAGGYVEFTATEHFVATSDDDHPFMLVQYMTGGEALLPDCTSGIPSGDPWMLQMVPTAQWLETLPFSTDTSHVRDFVSVVRPSGTTVTLACFGVIPDARFEAIGDSGYEIAAIDLDLDGSGGEGECADGQQLLTADAAVGVYVGGIDCAASYAYPGGLSVAGLWEPPNRPPG; from the coding sequence TTGGCCGACGTCGAGGTCGTCATCGAGGACATGCGCGGGCCTGGGGACACCCTGCGTGTGGTGGGTGAGTTCGTCGTCGGCGCTGGAAACAGCGAGATGGTCACGGTCAACGGCGCGACCGGGATCCTGGCCGGACAGGAGCACGCCAGCTTCGCCGGCCTCGCGCCGCGGGCGGCGTTTCGCGTCACGTCGGACAAGCCCATCACCGCCATGCAGATCAACCCGGTCGGAGGTGCGGCGGGCGTGGTACCGGAGGCGAGCCTGCTGTTGCCGACCACGGCCCTGGTGGGAACCCATCTGGCGCTCGGCCACGAGTCCGGCGCATCCGATTATGTGAAGGTGGTCGCGACCCAGGACGGTACGACGGTGTCCACGATCGCCGGCGATGTGATGCTCGACGCCTTCGACGTGTACGGTTTCCCGGATCCTGCAGTGGGCGGGTGGGAAGCGACCGGATTCTACGTCACGGCCGACGCTCCCATTGCGATGTTCTCCGGCAACACCTGCGCGACCATCGGTGGTCATGGATGGTGCGATCACATCGAAGAGCAGGTGTTGCCGCTGTCGGCCTGGGGCACCCACTACGTCGGTGCGATGCACCCTCAGCGCACGCCACCGGGTGACGGCCACGAATCGGTGGTGTGGCGAGTGGTCGCCGCCACGGGCGACACGTCCGTAACGATCTCACCGGACGTCGTGGGTGGCCCCATCCACATCGGCGACGCCGGTGGATACGTCGAGTTCACCGCCACCGAGCACTTCGTGGCGACGTCGGACGATGACCACCCGTTCATGCTCGTCCAGTACATGACCGGGGGCGAGGCACTGCTGCCCGACTGCACCAGCGGTATCCCCTCCGGCGACCCGTGGATGTTGCAGATGGTCCCGACCGCCCAGTGGCTGGAGACCCTGCCGTTCTCGACCGACACGTCGCACGTGCGCGACTTCGTCTCGGTCGTACGCCCGAGCGGCACGACGGTCACACTGGCCTGCTTCGGCGTGATTCCGGACGCGCGCTTCGAAGCCATCGGCGACAGCGGCTACGAGATCGCGGCGATCGACCTCGACCTCGACGGCAGTGGCGGTGAAGGCGAATGCGCGGACGGGCAGCAGTTGCTCACCGCGGACGCGGCCGTCGGCGTCTACGTCGGTGGGATCGACTGCGCCGCGAGCTATGCGTATCCGGGCGGCTTGAGTGTGGCCGGCCTGTGGGAGCCGCCCAACCGACCGCCCGGCTAG
- a CDS encoding CHAD domain-containing protein — MAGLTPPARGLATRAVSALLELGARSWSAWQQRSDGSAAGAAPATPPPRTDAAPPAETPARTPAGEAVPAPSGPSWAAAARAHLAHYEARIPIPAEPEADEATGPSATAVRRRRIAIRRLRLVASWVDDGDDAPVDRALRRLGRGLGDVRDRDLASAAIREHVHACGDADLGALERAALDELQAWLEARRRRAVTRHASRDDAAAIDAALAALHRALEPWWTDEAHARSRVQQWYDGAVLALRERVAAAYGDLDVEPLHELRIAARRLRYGLEFAGELAPPGAASVLPWCRRLQSVIGRHRDHVLWQALLRRRIDRALAHRRYALARGLEPARQAAQQARAAAWETLSQELASARSQLSVGASR; from the coding sequence ATGGCAGGGCTTACGCCACCTGCGCGTGGGCTCGCCACGCGCGCCGTTTCGGCGCTCCTCGAGCTGGGCGCGCGCAGCTGGTCGGCCTGGCAGCAGCGCAGCGACGGGTCCGCCGCGGGCGCTGCACCTGCGACGCCACCGCCGCGGACCGATGCGGCGCCACCGGCCGAGACGCCGGCGCGCACACCCGCCGGCGAGGCCGTGCCCGCGCCGTCCGGCCCATCGTGGGCCGCGGCCGCACGGGCCCACCTCGCCCACTACGAGGCCCGCATCCCGATCCCCGCCGAGCCCGAGGCCGACGAGGCGACGGGGCCGAGTGCGACCGCCGTCCGCCGCCGTCGCATCGCGATCCGGCGCCTACGACTGGTCGCGTCGTGGGTCGACGATGGCGACGACGCGCCGGTCGATCGCGCGCTGCGTCGACTCGGGCGCGGTCTCGGTGACGTCCGCGATCGCGACCTCGCGAGCGCGGCGATCCGCGAGCACGTGCACGCCTGCGGCGACGCGGATCTCGGCGCGCTCGAGCGGGCGGCGCTCGACGAACTGCAGGCCTGGCTCGAGGCACGACGCCGTCGTGCGGTCACACGGCACGCATCACGGGACGACGCGGCGGCGATCGATGCCGCACTCGCGGCGTTGCATCGCGCGCTCGAGCCGTGGTGGACCGACGAGGCACACGCGCGCTCGCGCGTGCAGCAGTGGTACGACGGCGCCGTGCTCGCGCTGCGCGAGCGGGTCGCGGCGGCGTACGGCGACCTCGATGTCGAACCACTGCACGAGCTGCGCATCGCGGCGAGGCGCCTGCGCTACGGCCTCGAGTTCGCCGGCGAGCTCGCGCCACCTGGCGCCGCGTCGGTGCTGCCGTGGTGCCGGCGCCTGCAGTCGGTCATCGGCCGCCACCGTGACCACGTGCTGTGGCAGGCGCTGCTGCGTCGTCGCATCGATCGCGCGCTCGCCCACCGTCGCTATGCCCTCGCCCGCGGGCTGGAGCCGGCGCGTCAGGCCGCCCAGCAGGCCCGCGCCGCCGCGTGGGAGACGCTGTCGCAGGAGCTCGCGAGCGCCCGCAGCCAGCTTTCGGTCGGGGCGTCGCGCTGA
- a CDS encoding choice-of-anchor L domain-containing protein — MIDRTRRLARPTCRIASVGAPAIATMLACSADGIGRGGVGGSVGIASAADDAGAPGSSTGGEDSSAGVGTDDDVTGGGGPGPKFDLGDGDGSGASPDDGGCGTADCECTIPDHVPCDAGTTDPFRAMGLNCPGELQVQTSSQGPGGAIGLRSAFGGTNTFAPREGSLYAVIGSGLVADLDLTTPNGDSNAFPTHCNDDLGNYDPGGTLPAPIQTEDVGGDCSTNAALIGTGDCSNTIHEQFSQGGSAEDYVELRFEVDVPPDVISLSYDFAFFSVEYPVYFGSQFNDMYIGWLESELWTGNVSFDAMGNPISLNAGFLQYKDDGGNAPEFSGTCMRQHAGTDWLTTTAGVMPGEHITVAFAIFDLSDSILDSYAFIDNFGWGCDPTGVPSTEPEG, encoded by the coding sequence ATGATCGATCGAACGCGACGTCTCGCGCGCCCGACCTGCCGGATCGCGAGCGTGGGCGCGCCCGCGATCGCGACGATGCTCGCGTGCTCGGCCGACGGCATCGGCCGCGGGGGCGTGGGCGGCTCGGTCGGCATCGCCAGCGCCGCCGACGACGCGGGCGCACCGGGATCCAGCACCGGCGGCGAAGACAGCTCGGCCGGGGTCGGCACCGACGACGACGTGACCGGCGGCGGCGGTCCGGGACCCAAGTTCGACCTCGGCGACGGCGATGGCAGCGGCGCATCGCCGGACGACGGCGGCTGCGGCACCGCCGACTGCGAGTGCACGATCCCCGATCACGTGCCGTGCGACGCCGGCACCACCGATCCGTTCCGCGCCATGGGCCTCAACTGCCCCGGCGAGCTGCAGGTGCAGACCAGCAGCCAGGGACCCGGCGGCGCGATCGGCCTGCGCAGCGCCTTCGGCGGCACCAACACCTTCGCGCCCCGCGAGGGCAGCCTCTACGCCGTCATCGGCTCGGGGCTGGTCGCCGATCTCGACCTGACGACCCCCAACGGCGACAGCAACGCGTTCCCGACCCACTGCAACGACGACCTCGGCAACTACGATCCCGGGGGCACCCTGCCCGCGCCGATCCAGACCGAGGATGTCGGCGGCGACTGCAGCACCAACGCCGCGCTGATCGGCACCGGCGACTGCTCGAACACGATCCACGAGCAGTTCTCGCAGGGCGGCAGCGCCGAGGACTACGTCGAGCTGCGCTTCGAGGTCGACGTGCCGCCGGACGTCATCTCGTTGAGCTACGACTTCGCGTTCTTCTCGGTCGAGTACCCGGTCTACTTCGGATCGCAGTTCAACGACATGTACATCGGTTGGCTCGAGTCGGAGCTGTGGACCGGCAACGTCTCGTTCGACGCGATGGGCAACCCCATCTCGCTCAACGCCGGCTTCCTGCAGTACAAGGACGATGGCGGCAACGCGCCCGAGTTCAGCGGCACCTGCATGCGCCAGCACGCCGGCACCGACTGGCTCACCACCACCGCGGGCGTGATGCCGGGCGAGCACATCACGGTCGCGTTCGCGATCTTCGATCTCTCGGACTCGATCCTCGACAGCTACGCGTTCATCGACAACTTCGGCTGGGGCTGCGATCCCACCGGCGTGCCGTCCACCGAGCCCGAGGGCTGA
- a CDS encoding tetratricopeptide repeat protein, whose product MDRHSPRSLALAAVMALGLGCDAPPSDPVAAAVAAVEPPDEAAPAAALALSYAPGEGTTEQAIAAAQAAVRARPDDVAAYDALATWLLRRGRETSDGSYRLYAEDALRTARALDPDDGQALLLSAMVLQDQHRFRGAAALAREFIAAHPDDSSGPLVLGDALLELGDYDPAIDAYQQAMNLRPDLRSYNRAAHMRWLLGDADDAREILVLAIDAGSERDPESRAWCFVDLGDIDLRTGRIDLAEQSARAALHLVPEYWPAQVLLARVLHRKGDRDGAIGQLSAALARRSSAEDLLRLSDWLVEAGRSDEAALREREALALVGAEPRAWAHWLARHDREPARALELAARERSARNNLAAHDTHALALLRSGRLDEAKAASAKALALGTQDPELLLHAAMIDAARGDVAAARAGLQRARSLDAGVDPLLADALASALGEA is encoded by the coding sequence ATGGACCGACACTCCCCGCGATCCCTCGCGCTGGCCGCCGTGATGGCGCTCGGCCTCGGCTGCGACGCCCCGCCGTCCGACCCCGTCGCCGCCGCGGTCGCGGCCGTCGAGCCCCCCGACGAGGCCGCGCCTGCGGCTGCACTGGCGCTCTCGTACGCGCCCGGCGAGGGCACCACCGAGCAGGCGATTGCGGCCGCCCAGGCGGCCGTGCGGGCACGCCCCGACGACGTCGCGGCCTACGACGCGCTCGCGACGTGGCTGCTGCGTCGCGGTCGCGAGACCAGCGATGGCTCCTACCGACTCTACGCCGAGGACGCGCTGCGGACCGCGCGGGCGCTCGACCCCGACGACGGCCAGGCGCTGCTGCTGTCGGCGATGGTGCTGCAGGATCAGCACCGCTTCCGCGGCGCGGCCGCGCTCGCCCGCGAGTTCATCGCGGCGCATCCCGACGACTCGAGCGGCCCGCTGGTGCTGGGCGACGCGCTGCTCGAGCTGGGTGACTACGACCCCGCGATCGATGCCTATCAGCAGGCCATGAACCTGCGCCCCGATCTGCGCAGCTACAATCGCGCGGCCCACATGCGCTGGCTGCTCGGCGACGCCGACGATGCCCGCGAGATCCTCGTGCTGGCGATCGATGCCGGCAGCGAGCGCGACCCCGAGTCGCGCGCGTGGTGCTTCGTCGATCTCGGCGACATCGATCTGCGCACCGGTCGCATCGATCTGGCCGAGCAATCGGCCCGCGCGGCGCTGCACCTGGTGCCCGAGTACTGGCCCGCGCAGGTGCTGCTCGCCCGCGTGCTGCACCGCAAGGGCGACCGCGACGGCGCCATCGGGCAGCTGTCGGCCGCGCTGGCCCGCCGCAGCAGCGCCGAGGATCTGCTGCGGCTGTCGGACTGGCTGGTCGAGGCCGGCCGCAGCGACGAGGCCGCCCTGCGCGAGCGCGAGGCGCTGGCGCTGGTCGGCGCCGAGCCGCGGGCGTGGGCGCACTGGCTCGCGCGGCACGATCGCGAGCCCGCGCGTGCGCTCGAGCTGGCCGCCCGCGAGCGCTCGGCGCGGAACAACCTCGCCGCCCACGACACCCACGCGCTCGCGCTGCTGCGCAGCGGTCGACTCGACGAGGCCAAGGCCGCCAGTGCGAAGGCGCTGGCACTCGGCACCCAGGATCCCGAGCTGCTGCTGCACGCGGCGATGATCGACGCTGCGCGTGGCGACGTCGCGGCGGCCCGCGCGGGCCTGCAGCGCGCCCGCAGCCTCGATGCCGGCGTCGACCCCTTGCTGGCCGACGCGCTCGCGTCCGCGCTGGGGGAGGCATGA
- a CDS encoding serine/threonine-protein phosphatase, with amino-acid sequence MEIRYFGHTDTGLSRDHNEDAHLADPDLGLFVVADGVGGRAKGEVASQETVELVWEWVKRHEATIREAAAGDPTARAGQLCQIVRGAIQNACYMVHTMGQLDPEQRGMSTTASVLLVCGRIGVVGQVGDSRVYLVRQGQVEQITEDHTLINYQLKHGLITPDQAAKSRARNVITRAVGHKDYVEVDTMPVPLFGGDRFVLCSDGFHGYVESMDEMRYFLDLEVEDAVLESIRFANAKGGKDNITTLLVELQE; translated from the coding sequence ATGGAAATTCGCTACTTCGGTCACACGGACACTGGCTTGTCCCGCGACCACAACGAGGACGCCCACCTCGCCGATCCCGACCTCGGACTCTTCGTCGTCGCCGACGGCGTCGGCGGTCGCGCCAAGGGCGAGGTCGCGAGCCAAGAGACCGTCGAGCTGGTGTGGGAGTGGGTCAAGCGCCACGAGGCCACCATCCGCGAGGCCGCCGCCGGCGACCCGACCGCGCGCGCCGGTCAGCTGTGCCAGATCGTGCGCGGCGCGATCCAGAACGCCTGCTACATGGTCCACACCATGGGCCAGCTCGACCCCGAGCAGCGCGGCATGAGCACCACCGCCTCGGTGCTGCTGGTGTGCGGCCGCATCGGCGTGGTCGGCCAGGTCGGTGACTCACGGGTCTACCTGGTGCGCCAGGGCCAGGTCGAGCAGATCACCGAGGATCACACGCTCATCAACTATCAGCTCAAGCACGGCCTCATCACGCCGGATCAAGCTGCGAAGTCCCGCGCGCGCAACGTCATCACGCGCGCGGTCGGGCACAAGGACTACGTCGAGGTCGACACCATGCCGGTGCCGCTGTTCGGCGGCGACCGCTTCGTGCTGTGCTCCGATGGCTTCCACGGCTACGTCGAGTCGATGGACGAGATGCGCTACTTCCTCGATCTCGAGGTCGAGGACGCCGTGCTTGAGTCGATCCGCTTCGCCAACGCCAAGGGTGGCAAGGACAACATCACCACCCTGCTGGTCGAGCTGCAGGAGTAG
- a CDS encoding DUF4169 family protein, whose translation MADVIKLGKARKARAQAQARAQADANAARHGRTKAERGRLRAEAERADARHEGHRRGPVIVPAPAAEGGDAGPDAATPPDDGDGPT comes from the coding sequence ATGGCGGACGTCATCAAGCTGGGCAAGGCCCGCAAGGCCCGCGCGCAGGCGCAGGCGCGCGCGCAGGCCGACGCCAACGCGGCGCGACACGGCCGCACCAAGGCCGAGCGTGGGCGGCTGCGAGCCGAGGCCGAGCGCGCCGATGCCCGCCACGAGGGCCATCGCCGCGGACCGGTGATCGTGCCGGCCCCTGCGGCCGAAGGCGGCGACGCGGGGCCCGACGCGGCGACGCCCCCGGACGACGGCGACGGCCCCACGTAG
- a CDS encoding sigma-70 family RNA polymerase sigma factor — MDLAAASDLDLLRAWAAADRRAGDVLMRRHYTAVHRFMALKATEAADDLTQQVLLACVENAAAAAKATSFRAYLFGIARHKLLDHLRRSQRVQVLATLPFDAPQTDLSPSRIVRMRREHRLLLRALETLPPDALVALQLFYGEELSTSEVAGALEISVSAVTTRLTRARARLREQVESLESDPATRTKLLADVESWTVSLFERVRGAPP; from the coding sequence ATGGACCTTGCCGCGGCGAGCGATCTCGACTTGCTCCGGGCCTGGGCCGCTGCGGACCGCAGAGCCGGCGACGTGCTGATGCGCCGTCACTACACCGCCGTGCACCGCTTCATGGCGCTCAAGGCCACGGAGGCGGCCGACGACCTCACCCAGCAGGTGTTGTTGGCGTGCGTCGAGAACGCGGCAGCCGCCGCCAAAGCGACCAGCTTTCGTGCCTACCTATTCGGCATCGCGCGGCACAAACTCCTCGATCACCTGCGTCGATCACAGCGCGTCCAAGTCCTGGCCACGCTCCCGTTCGACGCACCGCAGACCGATCTGTCCCCCAGTCGGATCGTACGGATGCGGCGTGAGCATCGCCTGCTGCTACGCGCGCTCGAAACCCTGCCACCGGACGCCCTCGTCGCACTGCAGCTGTTCTACGGCGAAGAGCTCTCGACATCCGAGGTCGCGGGGGCGCTCGAGATCAGCGTGTCGGCCGTGACCACCCGCCTGACCCGCGCGCGGGCGCGGCTGCGCGAGCAGGTCGAGTCGCTCGAGTCCGACCCGGCCACGCGGACCAAGCTGCTCGCCGACGTCGAGAGCTGGACGGTGTCGCTGTTCGAGCGTGTGCGAGGCGCCCCGCCATGA
- a CDS encoding protein kinase, with protein sequence MIDLLAQGGMAEVYTARVEGPDGFSKLVAIKLIAANLRHEHDFVAMFLDEARVAARLHHPNVVGVIDYGRERAAPFLVMEYVHGRDLRTLLRAGSQPSRLPVTVALTIIRDACLGLHHVHNARDEAGVPLHVVHRDVSPSNVMVRYDGVVKLVDFGVAKAATQAAVTGSGVLKGKLGYMSPEQCLGVDIDHRSDIFAIGITAFEALTSRRLFRGPNEAAILNRIISCDVPRPTSFDPEFPPLLEAVLLRALQRDPEARFPSALAMAEAIEAAIESLGARCSNDAVANHMHLVFGDVPLPSVEPVTRPEPRDDVTIVESEPRATPRRGARRQLVFAVAGAMGLGAMATALALPRQASVTTASDVPDVSRALETGDRGTTGAVVPGPALPIVAPVVLPSSAPSPPATTANEQRVAPPRRERWQTGKRRVVQPASVATDAPPQKPPPGTSPDSMMPR encoded by the coding sequence TTGATCGATCTGCTCGCGCAGGGCGGCATGGCCGAGGTCTACACCGCGCGGGTCGAAGGCCCCGATGGCTTCAGCAAGCTCGTCGCGATCAAGCTCATCGCCGCCAACCTCCGCCACGAACACGACTTCGTCGCGATGTTTCTCGACGAGGCTCGGGTCGCAGCCCGGCTGCACCACCCCAACGTCGTCGGCGTCATCGACTACGGCCGCGAGCGCGCCGCGCCGTTCCTCGTCATGGAGTACGTGCATGGCCGCGACCTGCGCACATTGCTACGCGCCGGTAGCCAACCCAGCCGATTGCCCGTCACGGTCGCGCTGACGATCATTCGCGACGCCTGCCTGGGGTTGCACCACGTGCACAACGCCCGCGACGAAGCAGGCGTTCCGCTCCACGTCGTTCACCGCGACGTCTCACCATCGAACGTCATGGTTCGCTACGACGGCGTGGTCAAGCTCGTCGACTTCGGCGTGGCAAAGGCCGCCACCCAGGCCGCGGTCACAGGCTCCGGCGTGCTCAAGGGCAAGCTCGGCTACATGTCGCCGGAGCAGTGCCTCGGCGTCGACATCGATCATCGCAGCGACATCTTCGCCATCGGGATCACCGCGTTCGAGGCACTCACGTCGCGACGGCTGTTCCGCGGGCCCAACGAGGCGGCGATCCTCAATCGCATCATTTCGTGCGACGTGCCGCGTCCCACCTCGTTCGACCCCGAGTTCCCGCCATTGCTCGAAGCGGTGCTCTTGCGCGCCCTGCAGCGCGATCCCGAGGCGCGCTTCCCCAGCGCGCTGGCGATGGCCGAGGCCATCGAAGCCGCGATCGAGTCACTCGGCGCACGTTGCTCGAACGACGCGGTCGCAAACCACATGCACCTCGTGTTCGGTGATGTGCCACTGCCCTCCGTCGAACCGGTGACGCGGCCCGAGCCGCGCGACGACGTCACCATCGTGGAGTCCGAGCCGAGGGCGACGCCGCGTCGTGGCGCACGGCGACAGCTGGTGTTCGCAGTCGCAGGTGCGATGGGGTTGGGCGCAATGGCGACCGCGCTCGCGTTGCCACGCCAGGCGAGCGTGACGACCGCATCCGACGTGCCCGATGTCTCTCGCGCGCTCGAGACCGGTGATCGTGGCACCACCGGCGCGGTCGTTCCCGGCCCGGCGTTGCCGATTGTCGCGCCGGTGGTACTGCCATCATCCGCACCGAGTCCGCCCGCCACGACCGCGAACGAACAACGCGTCGCACCGCCGCGTCGTGAGCGGTGGCAGACGGGAAAGCGCCGGGTCGTTCAGCCCGCGTCGGTCGCCACGGACGCGCCCCCGCAGAAGCCACCCCCGGGAACGTCCCCGGATTCCATGATGCCTCGGTGA